The following proteins are co-located in the Sebastes umbrosus isolate fSebUmb1 chromosome 24, fSebUmb1.pri, whole genome shotgun sequence genome:
- the LOC119483720 gene encoding uncharacterized protein LOC119483720 isoform X2 yields the protein MAKWKLCFVLLLMLTVCFADKVTLVKTIGREPDATPICSNATLSTIILIVCKIRPEKSGVECLLQYGHGRDFVHECDYRFTLMMENQTVFLHLTSLTPVDSGTYTCECSHRDGTDILHLNITVEDNQSHRAVFQTRSQKTSSRTASSYRETMGFIQLPECMSVTLTLIIQACLPQWPHIEGSC from the exons ATGGCAAAATGGAAACTGTGCTTTGTTCTGCTTCTGATGCTGACTGTGTGTTTTGCAGACAAAG TCACTCTAGTGAAAACCATTGGGAGGGAACCAGATGCCACTCCAATATGCAGCAATGCAACACTGAGTACCATCATACTTATAGTGTGCAAGATCAGACCAGAAAAGAGTGGAGTAGAGTGTCTTCTGCAGTATGGACATGGACGGGACTTTGTGCACGAATGTGACTACAGATTCACACTAATGATGGAGAATCAGACTGTGTTCCTCCACCTGACCAGTTTAACACCAGTGGATAGTGGGACCTACACCTGTGAGTGTTCACATCGTGATGGAACAGATATTCTCCATCTTAATATCACTGTGGAAG ACAACCAAAGCCACCGAGCAGTCTTCCAAACACG GAGCCAGAAGACATCGAGCCGTACAGCATCTTCATACAGAGAGACAATGGGCTTTATTCAACTACCAGAGTGCATGTCTGTAACACTAACACTGATAATTCAAGCATGTCTACCACAGTGGCCACACATTGAAGGAAGTTGTTGA
- the LOC119483720 gene encoding uncharacterized protein LOC119483720 isoform X1 produces the protein MAKWKLCFVLLLMLTVCFADKVTLVKTIGREPDATPICSNATLSTIILIVCKIRPEKSGVECLLQYGHGRDFVHECDYRFTLMMENQTVFLHLTSLTPVDSGTYTCECSHRDGTDILHLNITVEDVSEEEDTSSSTQMPIPNVLIGVTIVIMVAAVIFGFIYISIRQGQPKPPSSLPNTEPEDIEPYSIFIQRDNGLYSTTRVHVCNTNTDNSSMSTTVATH, from the exons ATGGCAAAATGGAAACTGTGCTTTGTTCTGCTTCTGATGCTGACTGTGTGTTTTGCAGACAAAG TCACTCTAGTGAAAACCATTGGGAGGGAACCAGATGCCACTCCAATATGCAGCAATGCAACACTGAGTACCATCATACTTATAGTGTGCAAGATCAGACCAGAAAAGAGTGGAGTAGAGTGTCTTCTGCAGTATGGACATGGACGGGACTTTGTGCACGAATGTGACTACAGATTCACACTAATGATGGAGAATCAGACTGTGTTCCTCCACCTGACCAGTTTAACACCAGTGGATAGTGGGACCTACACCTGTGAGTGTTCACATCGTGATGGAACAGATATTCTCCATCTTAATATCACTGTGGAAG ATGTTTCAGAGGAGGAAGACACCAGCAGTTCAACACAAATGCCGAttccaaatgttttaatcgGTGTAACTATAGTCATCATGGTAGCTGCAGTTATCTTCGGGTTTATCTACATAAGTATACGTCAAGG ACAACCAAAGCCACCGAGCAGTCTTCCAAACACG GAGCCAGAAGACATCGAGCCGTACAGCATCTTCATACAGAGAGACAATGGGCTTTATTCAACTACCAGAGTGCATGTCTGTAACACTAACACTGATAATTCAAGCATGTCTACCACAGTGGCCACACATTGA
- the LOC119483717 gene encoding uncharacterized protein LOC119483717, protein MSRLFPNLGYFFLLTQTILFAVTLEKTIGREPDATPICINANLSTIILIVCKIRPEKSGVECLLQYGHRWDFVHECDSRFTLMMENQTVFLHLTSLTPVDSGTYTCECAHRDGTDTLHLNITVEEEEVTSTSILIIYFFWIIVTTVTIVTIVITGVIFGFVCRRIRQGCSRPNASGSSVCETPGSLDKDDPDDPDDPDDPDDPYTSLQHPASDLYQTISNSASSRPVVTACLNNQEIDGREADPSCEIYENI, encoded by the exons ATGAGTCGTCTGTTTCCTaatttgggatatttttttttgctaactCAGACTATATTGTTTGCAGTGACTCTAGAGAAAACCATTGGGAGGGAACCAGATGCCACTCCAATATGCATCAATGCAAATCTGAGTACCATCATACTTATAGTGTGCAAGATCAGACCAGAAAAGAGTGGAGTAGAGTGTCTTCTGCAGTATGGACATAGATGGGACTTTGTGCACGAATGTGACTCCAGATTCACACTTATGATGGAGAATCAGACTGTGTTTCTCCACCTGACCAGTTTAACACCAGTGGATAGTGGGACCTACACTTGTGAGTGTGCACATCGTGATGGAACAGATACTCTCCATCTTAATATCACTGTGGAAG AGGAGGAAGTCACCAGCACGTCAATTCtcattatctattttttttggaTCATTGTAACTACAGTAACTATAGTAACTATCGTCATAACTGGAGTTATCTTCGGGTTCGTCTGCAGAAGAATACGTCAAGG CTGCTCAAGGCCGAACGCATCTGGATCATCTGTATGTGAAACTCCCGGCTCTTTG gaCAAAGATGATCCAGATGACCCTGATGACCCTGATGACCCTGATGACCCTTACACAAGCCTCCAGCATCCAGCTAGTGATCTCTACCAAACTATCTCAAATTCAGCCAGCAGCAGGCCTGTCGTGACGGCCTGCTTGAACAACCAGGAAATAGATGGAAGAGAGGCCGATCCAAGTTGTGAAATCTatgaaaacatttaa